In the genome of Triticum urartu cultivar G1812 chromosome 5, Tu2.1, whole genome shotgun sequence, one region contains:
- the LOC125509919 gene encoding 26S proteasome non-ATPase regulatory subunit 13 homolog B-like isoform X7, translating into MRRRRRRQRVEEMKWRQLEGLLGGLVQFSPAASSARFGLQKKAGDALIQLYTHFISDFEVKINLLKSSHFAVVVSRQYSDKDAGISYLEGVISKLRDTKESRVEEPILYVKMQIASFLLEQGNQKECKKLVDKGKTTLDSMGDVDPSVHSTYYSLCSQYHKVCQDNSEFYKNALLYLAYTTVESLLEPFRQNLAFDLSLAALLGDNIYNIGELLAHPIRDPREHEAVQQDGQRRCGSGVGKKMRGLRRGWRQRQFATNKHLSLVAEHEELRAEAFDDAVDNGDARC; encoded by the exons atgcggcgacggcgacggcgacaaCGAGTGGAGGAGATGAAGTGGAGGCAACTCGAGGGCCTCCTAGGGGGCCTGGTCCAGTTCTCCCCCGCCGCCTCCTCTGCTCGATTTGGCCTCCAAAAAAAG GCAGGCGATGCTCTGATTCAGCTGTATACTCATTTCATCTCTGATTTTGAGGTCAAGATCAATCTTCTTAAATCTTCTCACTTCGCGGTAGTAGTTTCACGCCAGTATTCAGATAAAGATGCTGGTATAAGCTATCTCGAAGGCGTAATTTCGAAGCTGCGTGATACCAAGGAATCACGGGTTGAAGAGCCCATTCTGTATGTGAAGATGCAGATTGCAAGTTTTCTTCTTGAGCAAGGGAATCAAAAGGAGTGTAAGAAACTGGTAGACAAGGGTAAAACCACTTTGGATAGCATGGGCGATGTTGATCCTTCAGTACATTCAACCTATTATTCGTTATGTTCTCAGTACCATAAAGTGTGTCAAGACAATTCTGAATTTTATAAAAATGCTCTTCTCTATCTTGCATACACAACAGTGGAGTCACTTTTAGAACCATTCAGACAG AACCTGGCATTTGACCTCTCACTTGCTGCTTTATTGGGTGACAACATATACAACATCGGGGAGTTGCTTGCCCATCCAATT CGAGATCCACGAGAGCACGAGGCGGTGCAGCAAGATGGACAAAGACGGTGTGGCAGCGGGGTGGGCAAGAAGATGAGGGGATTGAGGAGAGGGTGGAGGCAACGACAGTTTGCAACAAATAAACATCTATCATTGGTTGCAG AACACGAGGAGCTCAGAGCCGAGGCCTTCGATGACGCTGTTGACAATGGAGATGCACGCTGTTGA
- the LOC125509919 gene encoding 26S proteasome non-ATPase regulatory subunit 13 homolog B-like isoform X4 has product MRRRRRRQRVEEMKWRQLEGLLGGLVQFSPAASSARFGLQKKAGDALIQLYTHFISDFEVKINLLKSSHFAVVVSRQYSDKDAGISYLEGVISKLRDTKESRVEEPILYVKMQIASFLLEQGNQKECKKLVDKGKTTLDSMGDVDPSVHSTYYSLCSQYHKVCQDNSEFYKNALLYLAYTTVESLLEPFRQNLAFDLSLAALLGDNIYNIGELLAHPIRDPREHEAVQQDGQRRCGSGVGKKMRGLRRGWRQRQFATNKHLSLVAGLVAGLRTTSCRSCSRTPPFNLLSPWTEYEENCADDLFYTEQW; this is encoded by the exons atgcggcgacggcgacggcgacaaCGAGTGGAGGAGATGAAGTGGAGGCAACTCGAGGGCCTCCTAGGGGGCCTGGTCCAGTTCTCCCCCGCCGCCTCCTCTGCTCGATTTGGCCTCCAAAAAAAG GCAGGCGATGCTCTGATTCAGCTGTATACTCATTTCATCTCTGATTTTGAGGTCAAGATCAATCTTCTTAAATCTTCTCACTTCGCGGTAGTAGTTTCACGCCAGTATTCAGATAAAGATGCTGGTATAAGCTATCTCGAAGGCGTAATTTCGAAGCTGCGTGATACCAAGGAATCACGGGTTGAAGAGCCCATTCTGTATGTGAAGATGCAGATTGCAAGTTTTCTTCTTGAGCAAGGGAATCAAAAGGAGTGTAAGAAACTGGTAGACAAGGGTAAAACCACTTTGGATAGCATGGGCGATGTTGATCCTTCAGTACATTCAACCTATTATTCGTTATGTTCTCAGTACCATAAAGTGTGTCAAGACAATTCTGAATTTTATAAAAATGCTCTTCTCTATCTTGCATACACAACAGTGGAGTCACTTTTAGAACCATTCAGACAG AACCTGGCATTTGACCTCTCACTTGCTGCTTTATTGGGTGACAACATATACAACATCGGGGAGTTGCTTGCCCATCCAATT CGAGATCCACGAGAGCACGAGGCGGTGCAGCAAGATGGACAAAGACGGTGTGGCAGCGGGGTGGGCAAGAAGATGAGGGGATTGAGGAGAGGGTGGAGGCAACGACAGTTTGCAACAAATAAACATCTATCATTGGTTGCAG GTTTAGTTGCAGGTTTGAGGACAACTAGCTGCAGGTCATGTTCCAGAACCCCCCCTTTCAATCTTCTCTCCCCATGGACTGAATAT GAGGAAAATTGTGCTGACGATCTTTTCTATACTGAGCAATGGTAG
- the LOC125509919 gene encoding 26S proteasome non-ATPase regulatory subunit 13 homolog B-like isoform X9 gives MRRRRRRQRVEEMKWRQLEGLLGGLVQFSPAASSARFGLQKKAGDALIQLYTHFISDFEVKINLLKSSHFAVVVSRQYSDKDAGISYLEGVISKLRDTKESRVEEPILYVKMQIASFLLEQGNQKECKKLVDKGKTTLDSMGDVDPSVHSTYYSLCSQYHKVCQDNSEFYKNALLYLAYTTVESLLEPFRQNLAFDLSLAALLGDNIYNIGELLAHPIRDPREHEAVQQDGQRRCGSGVGKKMRGLRRGWRQRQFATNKHLSLVAAPGLADCLDDEFHNPHKK, from the exons atgcggcgacggcgacggcgacaaCGAGTGGAGGAGATGAAGTGGAGGCAACTCGAGGGCCTCCTAGGGGGCCTGGTCCAGTTCTCCCCCGCCGCCTCCTCTGCTCGATTTGGCCTCCAAAAAAAG GCAGGCGATGCTCTGATTCAGCTGTATACTCATTTCATCTCTGATTTTGAGGTCAAGATCAATCTTCTTAAATCTTCTCACTTCGCGGTAGTAGTTTCACGCCAGTATTCAGATAAAGATGCTGGTATAAGCTATCTCGAAGGCGTAATTTCGAAGCTGCGTGATACCAAGGAATCACGGGTTGAAGAGCCCATTCTGTATGTGAAGATGCAGATTGCAAGTTTTCTTCTTGAGCAAGGGAATCAAAAGGAGTGTAAGAAACTGGTAGACAAGGGTAAAACCACTTTGGATAGCATGGGCGATGTTGATCCTTCAGTACATTCAACCTATTATTCGTTATGTTCTCAGTACCATAAAGTGTGTCAAGACAATTCTGAATTTTATAAAAATGCTCTTCTCTATCTTGCATACACAACAGTGGAGTCACTTTTAGAACCATTCAGACAG AACCTGGCATTTGACCTCTCACTTGCTGCTTTATTGGGTGACAACATATACAACATCGGGGAGTTGCTTGCCCATCCAATT CGAGATCCACGAGAGCACGAGGCGGTGCAGCAAGATGGACAAAGACGGTGTGGCAGCGGGGTGGGCAAGAAGATGAGGGGATTGAGGAGAGGGTGGAGGCAACGACAGTTTGCAACAAATAAACATCTATCATTGGTTGCAG CTCCAGGTTTGGCTGATTGCTTGGATGATGAGTTTCATAACCCACACAAGAAATAG
- the LOC125509919 gene encoding 26S proteasome non-ATPase regulatory subunit 13 homolog B-like isoform X1 — translation MRRRRRRQRVEEMKWRQLEGLLGGLVQFSPAASSARFGLQKKAGDALIQLYTHFISDFEVKINLLKSSHFAVVVSRQYSDKDAGISYLEGVISKLRDTKESRVEEPILYVKMQIASFLLEQGNQKECKKLVDKGKTTLDSMGDVDPSVHSTYYSLCSQYHKVCQDNSEFYKNALLYLAYTTVESLLEPFRQNLAFDLSLAALLGDNIYNIGELLAHPIRDPREHEAVQQDGQRRCGSGVGKKMRGLRRGWRQRQFATNKHLSLVAGLVAGLRTTSCRSCSRTPPFNLLSPWTEYLQVWLIAWMMSFITHTRNRKEKVKTRHNPFGLSF, via the exons atgcggcgacggcgacggcgacaaCGAGTGGAGGAGATGAAGTGGAGGCAACTCGAGGGCCTCCTAGGGGGCCTGGTCCAGTTCTCCCCCGCCGCCTCCTCTGCTCGATTTGGCCTCCAAAAAAAG GCAGGCGATGCTCTGATTCAGCTGTATACTCATTTCATCTCTGATTTTGAGGTCAAGATCAATCTTCTTAAATCTTCTCACTTCGCGGTAGTAGTTTCACGCCAGTATTCAGATAAAGATGCTGGTATAAGCTATCTCGAAGGCGTAATTTCGAAGCTGCGTGATACCAAGGAATCACGGGTTGAAGAGCCCATTCTGTATGTGAAGATGCAGATTGCAAGTTTTCTTCTTGAGCAAGGGAATCAAAAGGAGTGTAAGAAACTGGTAGACAAGGGTAAAACCACTTTGGATAGCATGGGCGATGTTGATCCTTCAGTACATTCAACCTATTATTCGTTATGTTCTCAGTACCATAAAGTGTGTCAAGACAATTCTGAATTTTATAAAAATGCTCTTCTCTATCTTGCATACACAACAGTGGAGTCACTTTTAGAACCATTCAGACAG AACCTGGCATTTGACCTCTCACTTGCTGCTTTATTGGGTGACAACATATACAACATCGGGGAGTTGCTTGCCCATCCAATT CGAGATCCACGAGAGCACGAGGCGGTGCAGCAAGATGGACAAAGACGGTGTGGCAGCGGGGTGGGCAAGAAGATGAGGGGATTGAGGAGAGGGTGGAGGCAACGACAGTTTGCAACAAATAAACATCTATCATTGGTTGCAG GTTTAGTTGCAGGTTTGAGGACAACTAGCTGCAGGTCATGTTCCAGAACCCCCCCTTTCAATCTTCTCTCCCCATGGACTGAATAT CTCCAGGTTTGGCTGATTGCTTGGATGATGAGTTTCATAACCCACACAAGAAATAGGAAAGAAAA GGTAAAGACAAGACACAATCCATTTGGTTTGTCATTTTGA
- the LOC125509919 gene encoding 26S proteasome non-ATPase regulatory subunit 13 homolog B-like isoform X2, whose amino-acid sequence MRRRRRRQRVEEMKWRQLEGLLGGLVQFSPAASSARFGLQKKAGDALIQLYTHFISDFEVKINLLKSSHFAVVVSRQYSDKDAGISYLEGVISKLRDTKESRVEEPILYVKMQIASFLLEQGNQKECKKLVDKGKTTLDSMGDVDPSVHSTYYSLCSQYHKVCQDNSEFYKNALLYLAYTTVESLLEPFRQNLAFDLSLAALLGDNIYNIGELLAHPIRDPREHEAVQQDGQRRCGSGVGKKMRGLRRGWRQRQFATNKHLSLVAVAGLRTTSCRSCSRTPPFNLLSPWTEYLQVWLIAWMMSFITHTRNRKEKVKTRHNPFGLSF is encoded by the exons atgcggcgacggcgacggcgacaaCGAGTGGAGGAGATGAAGTGGAGGCAACTCGAGGGCCTCCTAGGGGGCCTGGTCCAGTTCTCCCCCGCCGCCTCCTCTGCTCGATTTGGCCTCCAAAAAAAG GCAGGCGATGCTCTGATTCAGCTGTATACTCATTTCATCTCTGATTTTGAGGTCAAGATCAATCTTCTTAAATCTTCTCACTTCGCGGTAGTAGTTTCACGCCAGTATTCAGATAAAGATGCTGGTATAAGCTATCTCGAAGGCGTAATTTCGAAGCTGCGTGATACCAAGGAATCACGGGTTGAAGAGCCCATTCTGTATGTGAAGATGCAGATTGCAAGTTTTCTTCTTGAGCAAGGGAATCAAAAGGAGTGTAAGAAACTGGTAGACAAGGGTAAAACCACTTTGGATAGCATGGGCGATGTTGATCCTTCAGTACATTCAACCTATTATTCGTTATGTTCTCAGTACCATAAAGTGTGTCAAGACAATTCTGAATTTTATAAAAATGCTCTTCTCTATCTTGCATACACAACAGTGGAGTCACTTTTAGAACCATTCAGACAG AACCTGGCATTTGACCTCTCACTTGCTGCTTTATTGGGTGACAACATATACAACATCGGGGAGTTGCTTGCCCATCCAATT CGAGATCCACGAGAGCACGAGGCGGTGCAGCAAGATGGACAAAGACGGTGTGGCAGCGGGGTGGGCAAGAAGATGAGGGGATTGAGGAGAGGGTGGAGGCAACGACAGTTTGCAACAAATAAACATCTATCATTGGTTGCAG TTGCAGGTTTGAGGACAACTAGCTGCAGGTCATGTTCCAGAACCCCCCCTTTCAATCTTCTCTCCCCATGGACTGAATAT CTCCAGGTTTGGCTGATTGCTTGGATGATGAGTTTCATAACCCACACAAGAAATAGGAAAGAAAA GGTAAAGACAAGACACAATCCATTTGGTTTGTCATTTTGA
- the LOC125509919 gene encoding 26S proteasome non-ATPase regulatory subunit 13 homolog B-like isoform X10, producing MRRRRRRQRVEEMKWRQLEGLLGGLVQFSPAASSARFGLQKKAGDALIQLYTHFISDFEVKINLLKSSHFAVVVSRQYSDKDAGISYLEGVISKLRDTKESRVEEPILYVKMQIASFLLEQGNQKECKKLVDKGKTTLDSMGDVDPSVHSTYYSLCSQYHKVCQDNSEFYKNALLYLAYTTVESLLEPFRQNLAFDLSLAALLGDNIYNIGELLAHPIRDPREHEAVQQDGQRRCGSGVGKKMRGLRRGWRQRQFATNKHLSLVAVWITNYYQV from the exons atgcggcgacggcgacggcgacaaCGAGTGGAGGAGATGAAGTGGAGGCAACTCGAGGGCCTCCTAGGGGGCCTGGTCCAGTTCTCCCCCGCCGCCTCCTCTGCTCGATTTGGCCTCCAAAAAAAG GCAGGCGATGCTCTGATTCAGCTGTATACTCATTTCATCTCTGATTTTGAGGTCAAGATCAATCTTCTTAAATCTTCTCACTTCGCGGTAGTAGTTTCACGCCAGTATTCAGATAAAGATGCTGGTATAAGCTATCTCGAAGGCGTAATTTCGAAGCTGCGTGATACCAAGGAATCACGGGTTGAAGAGCCCATTCTGTATGTGAAGATGCAGATTGCAAGTTTTCTTCTTGAGCAAGGGAATCAAAAGGAGTGTAAGAAACTGGTAGACAAGGGTAAAACCACTTTGGATAGCATGGGCGATGTTGATCCTTCAGTACATTCAACCTATTATTCGTTATGTTCTCAGTACCATAAAGTGTGTCAAGACAATTCTGAATTTTATAAAAATGCTCTTCTCTATCTTGCATACACAACAGTGGAGTCACTTTTAGAACCATTCAGACAG AACCTGGCATTTGACCTCTCACTTGCTGCTTTATTGGGTGACAACATATACAACATCGGGGAGTTGCTTGCCCATCCAATT CGAGATCCACGAGAGCACGAGGCGGTGCAGCAAGATGGACAAAGACGGTGTGGCAGCGGGGTGGGCAAGAAGATGAGGGGATTGAGGAGAGGGTGGAGGCAACGACAGTTTGCAACAAATAAACATCTATCATTGGTTGCAG TTTGGATTACAAACTATTACCAGGTTTAG
- the LOC125509919 gene encoding 26S proteasome non-ATPase regulatory subunit 13 homolog B-like isoform X5, translating to MRRRRRRQRVEEMKWRQLEGLLGGLVQFSPAASSARFGLQKKAGDALIQLYTHFISDFEVKINLLKSSHFAVVVSRQYSDKDAGISYLEGVISKLRDTKESRVEEPILYVKMQIASFLLEQGNQKECKKLVDKGKTTLDSMGDVDPSVHSTYYSLCSQYHKVCQDNSEFYKNALLYLAYTTVESLLEPFRQNLAFDLSLAALLGDNIYNIGELLAHPIRDPREHEAVQQDGQRRCGSGVGKKMRGLRRGWRQRQFATNKHLSLVAVAGLRTTSCRSCSRTPPFNLLSPWTEYEENCADDLFYTEQW from the exons atgcggcgacggcgacggcgacaaCGAGTGGAGGAGATGAAGTGGAGGCAACTCGAGGGCCTCCTAGGGGGCCTGGTCCAGTTCTCCCCCGCCGCCTCCTCTGCTCGATTTGGCCTCCAAAAAAAG GCAGGCGATGCTCTGATTCAGCTGTATACTCATTTCATCTCTGATTTTGAGGTCAAGATCAATCTTCTTAAATCTTCTCACTTCGCGGTAGTAGTTTCACGCCAGTATTCAGATAAAGATGCTGGTATAAGCTATCTCGAAGGCGTAATTTCGAAGCTGCGTGATACCAAGGAATCACGGGTTGAAGAGCCCATTCTGTATGTGAAGATGCAGATTGCAAGTTTTCTTCTTGAGCAAGGGAATCAAAAGGAGTGTAAGAAACTGGTAGACAAGGGTAAAACCACTTTGGATAGCATGGGCGATGTTGATCCTTCAGTACATTCAACCTATTATTCGTTATGTTCTCAGTACCATAAAGTGTGTCAAGACAATTCTGAATTTTATAAAAATGCTCTTCTCTATCTTGCATACACAACAGTGGAGTCACTTTTAGAACCATTCAGACAG AACCTGGCATTTGACCTCTCACTTGCTGCTTTATTGGGTGACAACATATACAACATCGGGGAGTTGCTTGCCCATCCAATT CGAGATCCACGAGAGCACGAGGCGGTGCAGCAAGATGGACAAAGACGGTGTGGCAGCGGGGTGGGCAAGAAGATGAGGGGATTGAGGAGAGGGTGGAGGCAACGACAGTTTGCAACAAATAAACATCTATCATTGGTTGCAG TTGCAGGTTTGAGGACAACTAGCTGCAGGTCATGTTCCAGAACCCCCCCTTTCAATCTTCTCTCCCCATGGACTGAATAT GAGGAAAATTGTGCTGACGATCTTTTCTATACTGAGCAATGGTAG
- the LOC125509919 gene encoding 26S proteasome non-ATPase regulatory subunit 13 homolog B-like isoform X8: MRRRRRRQRVEEMKWRQLEGLLGGLVQFSPAASSARFGLQKKAGDALIQLYTHFISDFEVKINLLKSSHFAVVVSRQYSDKDAGISYLEGVISKLRDTKESRVEEPILYVKMQIASFLLEQGNQKECKKLVDKGKTTLDSMGDVDPSVHSTYYSLCSQYHKVCQDNSEFYKNALLYLAYTTVESLLEPFRQNLAFDLSLAALLGDNIYNIGELLAHPIRDPREHEAVQQDGQRRCGSGVGKKMRGLRRGWRQRQFATNKHLSLVAGGALKVCQGREDGSQVCYYH; this comes from the exons atgcggcgacggcgacggcgacaaCGAGTGGAGGAGATGAAGTGGAGGCAACTCGAGGGCCTCCTAGGGGGCCTGGTCCAGTTCTCCCCCGCCGCCTCCTCTGCTCGATTTGGCCTCCAAAAAAAG GCAGGCGATGCTCTGATTCAGCTGTATACTCATTTCATCTCTGATTTTGAGGTCAAGATCAATCTTCTTAAATCTTCTCACTTCGCGGTAGTAGTTTCACGCCAGTATTCAGATAAAGATGCTGGTATAAGCTATCTCGAAGGCGTAATTTCGAAGCTGCGTGATACCAAGGAATCACGGGTTGAAGAGCCCATTCTGTATGTGAAGATGCAGATTGCAAGTTTTCTTCTTGAGCAAGGGAATCAAAAGGAGTGTAAGAAACTGGTAGACAAGGGTAAAACCACTTTGGATAGCATGGGCGATGTTGATCCTTCAGTACATTCAACCTATTATTCGTTATGTTCTCAGTACCATAAAGTGTGTCAAGACAATTCTGAATTTTATAAAAATGCTCTTCTCTATCTTGCATACACAACAGTGGAGTCACTTTTAGAACCATTCAGACAG AACCTGGCATTTGACCTCTCACTTGCTGCTTTATTGGGTGACAACATATACAACATCGGGGAGTTGCTTGCCCATCCAATT CGAGATCCACGAGAGCACGAGGCGGTGCAGCAAGATGGACAAAGACGGTGTGGCAGCGGGGTGGGCAAGAAGATGAGGGGATTGAGGAGAGGGTGGAGGCAACGACAGTTTGCAACAAATAAACATCTATCATTGGTTGCAG
- the LOC125509919 gene encoding 26S proteasome non-ATPase regulatory subunit 13 homolog B-like isoform X6, with translation MRRRRRRQRVEEMKWRQLEGLLGGLVQFSPAASSARFGLQKKAGDALIQLYTHFISDFEVKINLLKSSHFAVVVSRQYSDKDAGISYLEGVISKLRDTKESRVEEPILYVKMQIASFLLEQGNQKECKKLVDKGKTTLDSMGDVDPSVHSTYYSLCSQYHKVCQDNSEFYKNALLYLAYTTVESLLEPFRQNLAFDLSLAALLGDNIYNIGELLAHPIRDPREHEAVQQDGQRRCGSGVGKKMRGLRRGWRQRQFATNKHLSLVAGLRTTSCRSCSRTPPFNLLSPWTEYEENCADDLFYTEQW, from the exons atgcggcgacggcgacggcgacaaCGAGTGGAGGAGATGAAGTGGAGGCAACTCGAGGGCCTCCTAGGGGGCCTGGTCCAGTTCTCCCCCGCCGCCTCCTCTGCTCGATTTGGCCTCCAAAAAAAG GCAGGCGATGCTCTGATTCAGCTGTATACTCATTTCATCTCTGATTTTGAGGTCAAGATCAATCTTCTTAAATCTTCTCACTTCGCGGTAGTAGTTTCACGCCAGTATTCAGATAAAGATGCTGGTATAAGCTATCTCGAAGGCGTAATTTCGAAGCTGCGTGATACCAAGGAATCACGGGTTGAAGAGCCCATTCTGTATGTGAAGATGCAGATTGCAAGTTTTCTTCTTGAGCAAGGGAATCAAAAGGAGTGTAAGAAACTGGTAGACAAGGGTAAAACCACTTTGGATAGCATGGGCGATGTTGATCCTTCAGTACATTCAACCTATTATTCGTTATGTTCTCAGTACCATAAAGTGTGTCAAGACAATTCTGAATTTTATAAAAATGCTCTTCTCTATCTTGCATACACAACAGTGGAGTCACTTTTAGAACCATTCAGACAG AACCTGGCATTTGACCTCTCACTTGCTGCTTTATTGGGTGACAACATATACAACATCGGGGAGTTGCTTGCCCATCCAATT CGAGATCCACGAGAGCACGAGGCGGTGCAGCAAGATGGACAAAGACGGTGTGGCAGCGGGGTGGGCAAGAAGATGAGGGGATTGAGGAGAGGGTGGAGGCAACGACAGTTTGCAACAAATAAACATCTATCATTGGTTGCAG GTTTGAGGACAACTAGCTGCAGGTCATGTTCCAGAACCCCCCCTTTCAATCTTCTCTCCCCATGGACTGAATAT GAGGAAAATTGTGCTGACGATCTTTTCTATACTGAGCAATGGTAG
- the LOC125509919 gene encoding 26S proteasome non-ATPase regulatory subunit 13 homolog B-like isoform X3 — MRRRRRRQRVEEMKWRQLEGLLGGLVQFSPAASSARFGLQKKAGDALIQLYTHFISDFEVKINLLKSSHFAVVVSRQYSDKDAGISYLEGVISKLRDTKESRVEEPILYVKMQIASFLLEQGNQKECKKLVDKGKTTLDSMGDVDPSVHSTYYSLCSQYHKVCQDNSEFYKNALLYLAYTTVESLLEPFRQNLAFDLSLAALLGDNIYNIGELLAHPIRDPREHEAVQQDGQRRCGSGVGKKMRGLRRGWRQRQFATNKHLSLVAGLRTTSCRSCSRTPPFNLLSPWTEYLQVWLIAWMMSFITHTRNRKEKVKTRHNPFGLSF; from the exons atgcggcgacggcgacggcgacaaCGAGTGGAGGAGATGAAGTGGAGGCAACTCGAGGGCCTCCTAGGGGGCCTGGTCCAGTTCTCCCCCGCCGCCTCCTCTGCTCGATTTGGCCTCCAAAAAAAG GCAGGCGATGCTCTGATTCAGCTGTATACTCATTTCATCTCTGATTTTGAGGTCAAGATCAATCTTCTTAAATCTTCTCACTTCGCGGTAGTAGTTTCACGCCAGTATTCAGATAAAGATGCTGGTATAAGCTATCTCGAAGGCGTAATTTCGAAGCTGCGTGATACCAAGGAATCACGGGTTGAAGAGCCCATTCTGTATGTGAAGATGCAGATTGCAAGTTTTCTTCTTGAGCAAGGGAATCAAAAGGAGTGTAAGAAACTGGTAGACAAGGGTAAAACCACTTTGGATAGCATGGGCGATGTTGATCCTTCAGTACATTCAACCTATTATTCGTTATGTTCTCAGTACCATAAAGTGTGTCAAGACAATTCTGAATTTTATAAAAATGCTCTTCTCTATCTTGCATACACAACAGTGGAGTCACTTTTAGAACCATTCAGACAG AACCTGGCATTTGACCTCTCACTTGCTGCTTTATTGGGTGACAACATATACAACATCGGGGAGTTGCTTGCCCATCCAATT CGAGATCCACGAGAGCACGAGGCGGTGCAGCAAGATGGACAAAGACGGTGTGGCAGCGGGGTGGGCAAGAAGATGAGGGGATTGAGGAGAGGGTGGAGGCAACGACAGTTTGCAACAAATAAACATCTATCATTGGTTGCAG GTTTGAGGACAACTAGCTGCAGGTCATGTTCCAGAACCCCCCCTTTCAATCTTCTCTCCCCATGGACTGAATAT CTCCAGGTTTGGCTGATTGCTTGGATGATGAGTTTCATAACCCACACAAGAAATAGGAAAGAAAA GGTAAAGACAAGACACAATCCATTTGGTTTGTCATTTTGA
- the LOC125509919 gene encoding 26S proteasome non-ATPase regulatory subunit 13 homolog B-like isoform X11, with product MRRRRRRQRVEEMKWRQLEGLLGGLVQFSPAASSARFGLQKKAGDALIQLYTHFISDFEVKINLLKSSHFAVVVSRQYSDKDAGISYLEGVISKLRDTKESRVEEPILYVKMQIASFLLEQGNQKECKKLVDKGKTTLDSMGDVDPSVHSTYYSLCSQYHKVCQDNSEFYKNALLYLAYTTVESLLEPFRQNLAFDLSLAALLGDNIYNIGELLAHPIRDPREHEAVQQDGQRRCGSGVGKKMRGLRRGWRQRQFATNKHLSLVAGGKLC from the exons atgcggcgacggcgacggcgacaaCGAGTGGAGGAGATGAAGTGGAGGCAACTCGAGGGCCTCCTAGGGGGCCTGGTCCAGTTCTCCCCCGCCGCCTCCTCTGCTCGATTTGGCCTCCAAAAAAAG GCAGGCGATGCTCTGATTCAGCTGTATACTCATTTCATCTCTGATTTTGAGGTCAAGATCAATCTTCTTAAATCTTCTCACTTCGCGGTAGTAGTTTCACGCCAGTATTCAGATAAAGATGCTGGTATAAGCTATCTCGAAGGCGTAATTTCGAAGCTGCGTGATACCAAGGAATCACGGGTTGAAGAGCCCATTCTGTATGTGAAGATGCAGATTGCAAGTTTTCTTCTTGAGCAAGGGAATCAAAAGGAGTGTAAGAAACTGGTAGACAAGGGTAAAACCACTTTGGATAGCATGGGCGATGTTGATCCTTCAGTACATTCAACCTATTATTCGTTATGTTCTCAGTACCATAAAGTGTGTCAAGACAATTCTGAATTTTATAAAAATGCTCTTCTCTATCTTGCATACACAACAGTGGAGTCACTTTTAGAACCATTCAGACAG AACCTGGCATTTGACCTCTCACTTGCTGCTTTATTGGGTGACAACATATACAACATCGGGGAGTTGCTTGCCCATCCAATT CGAGATCCACGAGAGCACGAGGCGGTGCAGCAAGATGGACAAAGACGGTGTGGCAGCGGGGTGGGCAAGAAGATGAGGGGATTGAGGAGAGGGTGGAGGCAACGACAGTTTGCAACAAATAAACATCTATCATTGGTTGCAG GAGGAAAATTGTGCTGA